The proteins below come from a single Pandoraea apista genomic window:
- a CDS encoding cobaltochelatase CobT-related protein, translating to MTISDREAARRAARGEALCAATVRALTGDPALHYSGARLCRNMRPLPLHAPHLQTLPGPGDPLRALTTLRGAADGAAMRLRHSDAALHRRLQPDAPLERLLFELMEQLRCETFIPAGMPGIAKNLRDRFEAWSRAMHITGVADSHVGLLLYTVAQMSWSRLTGYPVVEDTEGLIEATRMAIAPRIGGALAGMRRTRADQTAFAVYARELAADIASLIRSAGGEQTEDKTKDDEDEKGVRNAFSLFLDFDEHEDDGITIAHSGDSRVLQASAQGYRVFTNRYDRELYAGTLVRRALLTEFRERLDERIVAQAINVPRLARALKAALAVPQRDGWSFGEEQGRIDGRRLAQLVSSPAERRLFRLEKHTLIAESMVSFLIDCSGSMKAQIEAVAMIVDVLSRALDAAGVTNEILGFTTGAWNGGRARSDWLARGKPRFPGRLNEVSHLIFKDAVTSWRRARSDIASLFKADLFREGVDGEAVAWACERLRSRSANRRLLIVISDGSPMDAATHQVNDDHYLDHHLREVVAQQQARGDVEVLGLGVGLDLSPYYRNSLALDLTSPPDMTTLSRLVDWIGSGGRRAHA from the coding sequence ATGACGATCTCGGATCGCGAGGCGGCACGGCGCGCCGCGCGCGGCGAAGCGCTGTGCGCTGCAACGGTGCGCGCGCTGACCGGCGACCCTGCGCTGCATTACAGCGGCGCACGCCTTTGCCGGAACATGCGCCCGCTTCCGTTGCATGCGCCGCATCTGCAAACGCTGCCCGGACCCGGCGACCCGCTGAGGGCGCTCACGACATTGCGCGGCGCCGCCGACGGTGCGGCAATGCGGCTGCGGCACAGCGATGCGGCGTTGCATCGCCGTCTGCAACCGGACGCGCCGCTCGAACGTTTGCTTTTCGAGCTAATGGAGCAATTGCGCTGCGAAACGTTCATCCCGGCCGGTATGCCCGGCATCGCGAAGAACCTGCGAGACCGATTCGAAGCGTGGTCGCGCGCGATGCACATCACCGGCGTGGCCGACAGCCATGTCGGACTGTTGCTCTATACCGTGGCGCAGATGAGCTGGTCGCGCTTGACCGGTTATCCCGTCGTCGAAGACACGGAGGGACTCATCGAAGCCACGCGCATGGCCATCGCGCCGCGCATTGGCGGCGCGCTCGCGGGAATGCGTCGAACCCGGGCCGATCAGACGGCTTTCGCCGTGTACGCGCGCGAGTTGGCGGCCGACATAGCAAGCCTGATACGTTCGGCGGGCGGTGAGCAGACGGAAGACAAGACTAAGGACGACGAGGACGAAAAGGGGGTACGCAACGCCTTCTCGCTCTTTCTCGATTTCGATGAACACGAAGACGACGGCATTACGATCGCGCACTCGGGTGACAGCCGCGTACTCCAGGCGTCGGCGCAAGGTTATCGTGTCTTTACGAATCGCTACGATCGAGAGTTGTACGCGGGCACGCTTGTGCGCCGCGCGCTGCTGACCGAGTTCCGCGAGCGTCTTGACGAGAGAATCGTCGCGCAGGCCATCAACGTGCCGAGGCTCGCGCGTGCGCTCAAGGCAGCGCTGGCCGTGCCGCAGCGCGACGGCTGGTCGTTCGGGGAGGAACAGGGACGTATCGACGGGCGCCGTCTCGCGCAACTGGTCAGCTCGCCCGCCGAGCGCCGGCTGTTCCGGCTCGAGAAACACACCTTGATTGCCGAATCGATGGTGAGCTTTCTCATCGATTGCTCGGGGTCGATGAAGGCACAGATCGAAGCGGTGGCGATGATCGTCGATGTCTTGTCGCGCGCGCTCGACGCGGCAGGTGTGACTAACGAGATCCTGGGTTTCACCACCGGTGCGTGGAACGGCGGTCGCGCCCGCAGCGACTGGCTGGCACGCGGCAAGCCCCGATTTCCAGGGCGTTTGAATGAGGTCTCGCATCTGATCTTCAAAGATGCCGTGACGAGTTGGCGACGCGCGCGAAGCGACATCGCGTCGCTGTTCAAGGCCGATCTGTTTCGTGAAGGCGTCGATGGCGAGGCGGTGGCGTGGGCATGCGAACGGCTGCGCTCGCGCAGCGCCAACCGTCGTCTGCTGATTGTGATTTCGGACGGCAGCCCGATGGACGCCGCGACCCATCAGGTCAACGACGACCACTATCTCGATCATCATTTGCGAGAGGTCGTGGCGCAGCAGCAGGCACGCGGCGACGTGGAGGTGCTTGGCCTCGGCGTCGGCCTGGATCTCAGCCCGTATTACCGGAATTCGCTTGCCCTGGACCTGACGTCCCCGCCCGACATGACAACGCTCTCACGCCTTGTCGACTGGATCGGCAGCGGCGGCCGTCGCGCGCACGCATAA